One part of the Epinephelus fuscoguttatus linkage group LG12, E.fuscoguttatus.final_Chr_v1 genome encodes these proteins:
- the pdzd3b gene encoding PDZ domain containing 3b isoform X2, protein MGKRHNMKASTGVVEIIGLTEKFTFNPKEGIDNPVMVITEDFVSTPSPRLCVLKREEGESYAFHLRVERGCQGHVIRNVVSGGIAACSGLKDGDRLLEVNNCYVDDVPHPEVAKMIKQSGHQLCLLVLDGEEYEQAMSRGQDLRGLARGKGCKQPRLCHITRDPVSGLGINFTPIEGGKGRFSVNLVKGGAAEKAGVCKGDHLVWMNGAAVSDLTHSALSRMMKKCGDHITILVIDSESEKNYMQQRMPILPAMAVPHNLPYRAKKLHLVSGPEGYGFLLRLEKAPSGRTFHVLREMDRGSPAERAGMKDGELLLEVNGESVESLKHEEIVDRVRLSGRQISFTTITQQGLEFYTRLGLSPLLFCEDGSVEREKESSRSASATEQSPQKEMDGSCKPRCCSLQKGPLGFGFNLGCVPQCSGTFISQVAFGGPGQSAGLLVGDVVMEVNGQNVEEKYLEDVILLVKEGGHYLSLVVMDKTGYNKLKQHDTPTRDISDSEEEDSYEISSL, encoded by the exons GTGTGGTGGAAATCATAGGGTTGACAGA AAAATTTACATTTAATCCGAAAGAGGGAATAGACAACCCAGTGATGGTGATCACAGAAG ACTTTGTGTCAACGCCCAGCCCTCGTCTGTGTGTCCTTAAACGGGAGGAAGGGGAGTCCTATGCCTTCCATCTGCGGGTGGAGAGGGGGTGCCAGGGTCATGTAATCAGAAATGTAGTGTCAGGAGGCATAGCGGCGTGCAGTGGCCTTAAAGATGGAGACAGGCTTCTGGAAGTCAACAACTGCTATGTTGATGATGTCCCTCACCCTGAG GTGGCTAAGATGATAAAGCAAAGTGGACACCAGTTATGTTTATTAGTGTTGGATGGTGAGGAGTATGAGCAGGCCATGTCCCGAGGTCAAGACCTCCGAGGTCTGGCCAGAGGGAAGGGCTGCAAACAACCCAGACTCTGCCACATTACCAGGGATCCTGTCTCAGGTCTGGGCATCAACTTCACACCCATAGAAG GAGGGAAAGGTCGCTTCTCTGTGAACCTGGTTAAAGGAGGTGCTGCTGAAAAGGCTGGGGTGTGTAAGGGAGATCACCTGGTGTGGATGAATGGTGCAGCAGTGTCCGATCTCACACACTCTGCACTCAGCAGAATG atgaaaaaatgtggCGATCACATCACCATCCTGGTGATTGACAGTGAAAGTGAGAAGAACTACATGCAACAAAGGATGCCCATCCTGCCCGCCATGGCTGTTCCACATAACCTGCCTTACAGAGCCAAAAAACTGCACCTGGTGTCTGGGCCTGAGGGCTACGGCTTCCTCCTTCGACTGGAGAAGGCGCCATCAGGACGCACAT TTCATGTTCTGCGTGAGATGGACAGAGGCAGTCCAGCAGAGAGGGCAGGTATGAAGGACggagagctgctgctggaggtcAACGGGGAGTCTGTGGAGTCACTGAAGCATGAGGAGATTGTGGacagagtgagactgagtgGACGACAGATTTCCTTCACCACCATCACTCAGCAGGGGCTGGAGTTTTACACCCGG TTGGGTCTATCCCCTCTTCTATTCTGTGAGGATGGTTCTgttgagagagaaaaggaaagcagCAGATCAGCCTCTGCAACAGAGCAGTCACCACAAAAGGAAATGGATGGCTCCTGCAAGCCCAGATGCTGCTCTCTCCAAAAAGGCCCTTTGGGGTTTGGCTTTAACCTGGGCTGCGTCCCACAGTGTTCTGGGACCTTCATCAGCCAG GTGGCTTTTGGAGGCCCTGGGCAGAGTGCAGGGCTACTTGTGGGTGACGTGGTGATGGAAGTCAATGGACAAAATGTGGAGGAGAAGTACCTGGAGGATGTGATTTTGCTTGTGAAGGAAGGAGGACATTATCTTTCCTTAGTAGTCATGGATAAGACTGGCTACAACAAGCTGAAGCAGCATGACACACCTACTAGAGATATCTCTGACAGTGag GAGGAAGATAGTTATGAGATATCGTCTTTGTGA
- the pdzd3b gene encoding PDZ domain containing 3b isoform X1, which produces MGKRHNMKASTGVVEIIGLTEKFTFNPKEGIDNPVMVITEDFVSTPSPRLCVLKREEGESYAFHLRVERGCQGHVIRNVVSGGIAACSGLKDGDRLLEVNNCYVDDVPHPEVAKMIKQSGHQLCLLVLDGEEYEQAMSRGQDLRGLARGKGCKQPRLCHITRDPVSGLGINFTPIEGGKGRFSVNLVKGGAAEKAGVCKGDHLVWMNGAAVSDLTHSALSRMMKKCGDHITILVIDSESEKNYMQQRMPILPAMAVPHNLPYRAKKLHLVSGPEGYGFLLRLEKAPSGRTFHVLREMDRGSPAERAGMKDGELLLEVNGESVESLKHEEIVDRVRLSGRQISFTTITQQGLEFYTRLGLSPLLFCEDGSVEREKESSRSASATEQSPQKEMDGSCKPRCCSLQKGPLGFGFNLGCVPQCSGTFISQVAFGGPGQSAGLLVGDVVMEVNGQNVEEKYLEDVILLVKEGGHYLSLVVMDKTGYNKLKQHDTPTRDISDSEQEEDSYEISSL; this is translated from the exons GTGTGGTGGAAATCATAGGGTTGACAGA AAAATTTACATTTAATCCGAAAGAGGGAATAGACAACCCAGTGATGGTGATCACAGAAG ACTTTGTGTCAACGCCCAGCCCTCGTCTGTGTGTCCTTAAACGGGAGGAAGGGGAGTCCTATGCCTTCCATCTGCGGGTGGAGAGGGGGTGCCAGGGTCATGTAATCAGAAATGTAGTGTCAGGAGGCATAGCGGCGTGCAGTGGCCTTAAAGATGGAGACAGGCTTCTGGAAGTCAACAACTGCTATGTTGATGATGTCCCTCACCCTGAG GTGGCTAAGATGATAAAGCAAAGTGGACACCAGTTATGTTTATTAGTGTTGGATGGTGAGGAGTATGAGCAGGCCATGTCCCGAGGTCAAGACCTCCGAGGTCTGGCCAGAGGGAAGGGCTGCAAACAACCCAGACTCTGCCACATTACCAGGGATCCTGTCTCAGGTCTGGGCATCAACTTCACACCCATAGAAG GAGGGAAAGGTCGCTTCTCTGTGAACCTGGTTAAAGGAGGTGCTGCTGAAAAGGCTGGGGTGTGTAAGGGAGATCACCTGGTGTGGATGAATGGTGCAGCAGTGTCCGATCTCACACACTCTGCACTCAGCAGAATG atgaaaaaatgtggCGATCACATCACCATCCTGGTGATTGACAGTGAAAGTGAGAAGAACTACATGCAACAAAGGATGCCCATCCTGCCCGCCATGGCTGTTCCACATAACCTGCCTTACAGAGCCAAAAAACTGCACCTGGTGTCTGGGCCTGAGGGCTACGGCTTCCTCCTTCGACTGGAGAAGGCGCCATCAGGACGCACAT TTCATGTTCTGCGTGAGATGGACAGAGGCAGTCCAGCAGAGAGGGCAGGTATGAAGGACggagagctgctgctggaggtcAACGGGGAGTCTGTGGAGTCACTGAAGCATGAGGAGATTGTGGacagagtgagactgagtgGACGACAGATTTCCTTCACCACCATCACTCAGCAGGGGCTGGAGTTTTACACCCGG TTGGGTCTATCCCCTCTTCTATTCTGTGAGGATGGTTCTgttgagagagaaaaggaaagcagCAGATCAGCCTCTGCAACAGAGCAGTCACCACAAAAGGAAATGGATGGCTCCTGCAAGCCCAGATGCTGCTCTCTCCAAAAAGGCCCTTTGGGGTTTGGCTTTAACCTGGGCTGCGTCCCACAGTGTTCTGGGACCTTCATCAGCCAG GTGGCTTTTGGAGGCCCTGGGCAGAGTGCAGGGCTACTTGTGGGTGACGTGGTGATGGAAGTCAATGGACAAAATGTGGAGGAGAAGTACCTGGAGGATGTGATTTTGCTTGTGAAGGAAGGAGGACATTATCTTTCCTTAGTAGTCATGGATAAGACTGGCTACAACAAGCTGAAGCAGCATGACACACCTACTAGAGATATCTCTGACAGTGag CAGGAGGAAGATAGTTATGAGATATCGTCTTTGTGA